TTTTGCCTATCCCTTTCATCGGTTGTAATCGTCTTCATGTAGTTAAAGCCCTCGAATCTTTTAGGTAGTGTTATTCCATAGGCTTCCTCATATAGTTCCGACCATATTATAGTATGCTTTAAATTCTCAAGGGGTTTAAATGCCGACTCTTTATCATCTGCAATTGAAATAAAGATGTAGAGGCATTTATCAAAATGATCTAGTTTCTTCCCGGAACTTATCCTCCACTCCTCCACCCGTTTTCGCCTTTTGGAAAACAGGTGGGGTGGTTGGGGAAGGGTTATCCAACCGTCGCCCATCTCGGCTGCGACTCGTAAGCTTTTTGGAAGATGAGCGGCAACATATATTGGCACCTGACCATTAGTTGGTTTTGCACCAAGCGCTGCTTTTTTGAACTTAAAGAATCTTCCTTCAAAATCAAATGGTTCTCGACTCTCCCAGAGCATTCTAATGAGTTTGATTGACTCAACCATGCGTGATAGTGGCTTGTCCCACGCTATACCAAAAGGGTCCAGATTCATTGCCTCTCCGAGCCCCAGTCCCAGGATAAACCTTCCATCTGTTAAACGATCTATTGTTGCGAGACGCTGAGCAAGC
This window of the Thermodesulfobacteriota bacterium genome carries:
- a CDS encoding LLM class flavin-dependent oxidoreductase, producing the protein MNKIKFGIVAPAGEEPKRLLDFIVRAEGSEFDSFWAGDHMVFMRPVAYDVLSTITAAALTTRKISMGSISDAHKYHPAVLAQRLATIDRLTDGRFILGLGLGEAMNLDPFGIAWDKPLSRMVESIKLIRMLWESREPFDFEGRFFKFKKAALGAKPTNGQVPIYVAAHLPKSLRVAAEMGDGWITLPQPPHLFSKRRKRVEEWRISSGKKLDHFDKCLYIFISIADDKESAFKPLENLKHTIIWSELYEEAYGITLPKRFEGFNYMKTITTDERDRQKIVDLGKQFSKEAVFDFTLSGSARDCIRRIEEYIDAGVNHFLIHNFSADPDWSYEVLTKKVIPYFR